The Cerasicoccus sp. TK19100 genome window below encodes:
- a CDS encoding adenylosuccinate synthetase: MALTPFSSRLIADVGVSMGDEGKGRLIPEVIAEITEQTGHHDSVGIVMKVNGGANSGHTAGGLKLNLLPAGVVDGSVRWLAIGSGVVADPRKALWELKPLEARGYKLWERLVFDERTMVSDLSHRLLDLAWEDYRQNVLKGEPRGSTGRGITPAYLDEVGQMQIFYGDIEDTSDNLAKLFRERLERAVCVIRHVCQVSPEAWSGFFDTLTNAEQRANQESVDAGIFPASEFDFTQFRGEGDYGLNVDRVIEVYIDALKQLKNNIADVRELVIQNQQAGKYLVGEFGQSYWLDKRAGFSPNVTASHTFTPELFLSAGIPAQPVHTIGCCKAYDTKVGTHIFLTKMDDEAPLTIALKKLEFGVSTGRQRMVGWFDAVEKGDCLRFGGYQDLVINKLDALTQPDGGTLKVCVAYQDPQGKRIYGVPREDAIRRNLTPVYEELEGWTKDISSVRSFKDLPTAAQRYVAFCTKATLDVAGRGGSHPPLNVRYVGVGPDPSQIIKDIPATADLLKLA; the protein is encoded by the coding sequence ATGGCCCTTACTCCATTTTCCAGCCGCCTCATTGCCGACGTTGGCGTCAGCATGGGGGACGAAGGCAAGGGACGGCTCATCCCCGAGGTGATTGCCGAGATAACGGAGCAGACGGGTCATCATGACTCGGTGGGCATCGTCATGAAGGTCAACGGCGGTGCCAACAGCGGGCACACCGCAGGCGGCCTGAAGCTGAACCTCCTACCCGCGGGCGTGGTCGACGGTTCGGTGCGCTGGCTCGCCATCGGTAGCGGCGTCGTGGCCGACCCACGCAAGGCCCTCTGGGAGCTGAAGCCCCTCGAAGCCCGTGGCTACAAGCTCTGGGAACGCCTCGTATTTGACGAGCGCACGATGGTCAGCGACCTCTCCCACCGCCTGCTCGACCTGGCTTGGGAAGACTACCGCCAGAACGTCCTCAAGGGCGAACCACGCGGCTCGACCGGCCGTGGCATCACCCCGGCCTACTTGGACGAAGTCGGCCAAATGCAGATTTTCTACGGCGATATCGAGGACACCTCGGACAACCTCGCCAAGCTCTTCCGCGAGCGCCTGGAGCGCGCGGTATGCGTCATCCGCCACGTCTGCCAAGTCTCACCCGAGGCCTGGAGCGGCTTCTTCGACACCCTGACCAACGCCGAGCAACGCGCGAACCAGGAAAGCGTCGATGCCGGCATTTTCCCGGCCAGCGAGTTTGACTTCACACAGTTCCGCGGTGAGGGCGATTACGGGCTCAACGTCGACCGCGTCATCGAGGTTTACATCGACGCGCTAAAGCAGCTAAAGAACAACATCGCCGACGTGCGCGAGCTGGTCATCCAAAACCAGCAGGCAGGCAAATACCTGGTCGGCGAGTTCGGCCAGAGCTACTGGCTCGACAAACGCGCCGGCTTCTCGCCCAACGTCACCGCCTCACACACCTTTACGCCCGAGCTCTTCCTGAGCGCCGGCATCCCCGCGCAGCCCGTCCACACCATCGGCTGCTGCAAGGCATATGACACCAAGGTCGGCACCCACATTTTCCTGACGAAGATGGACGACGAGGCACCGCTGACCATCGCGCTCAAGAAGCTCGAGTTCGGCGTCAGCACCGGCCGCCAACGCATGGTGGGCTGGTTCGACGCCGTGGAAAAAGGCGACTGCCTGCGCTTTGGCGGCTATCAGGACCTCGTCATCAACAAGCTCGACGCCCTGACCCAGCCCGATGGCGGAACCCTCAAGGTCTGCGTGGCCTACCAGGACCCGCAGGGCAAGCGCATCTATGGTGTGCCGCGCGAGGACGCCATTCGCCGCAATTTGACCCCGGTTTACGAAGAGCTCGAAGGCTGGACGAAAGACATCTCCAGCGTCCGCAGCTTTAAGGATTTGCCCACCGCCGCTCAGCGCTACGTCGCCTTCTGCACCAAGGCCACGCTCGACGTTGCCGGCCGAGGCGGCTCTCACCCGCCGCTCAACGTGCGCTACGTAGGCGTGGGTCCCGATCCGTCGCAGATCATCAAAGATATCCCCGCGACGGCAGACCTGCTCAAGCTGGCGTAG